In Herpetosiphon gulosus, the DNA window CAATCGTCACTCCTTCGATGGCGAGGGTATCGAAAATTTCGACCGAATGAGCTTTGCCTGCGGCGGCTGAAACATCGTGATTGCCAACCAACATAAATACTGGAATGCCACGATCGAGCACACTGCGTAGGCGACGAGCAAATTCACGCTGATGGGTTGGATTGGGCGTGCGATTTTTGTAAATATCGCCAGCAATCAGCACCAAATCGACCTCATGCTCGATGCCAATCTGCAAAGCTTCGGCAAACCGATCAAGATAATCGATCAAGCGGGTGTTGAGGCCAGTTGTACTATCAATCCGCCCGTAATTTTCCATGCCAATGTGAATATCTGCGAGGTGAAGAATTTTCATGCCCAAGATACCTTTAATAGCTCATGTGTTTGGTTAGTCTACCACAATCGGCGGCTCATGGTAGACTAAAAAGGCCGCCAGTTAATCAAGTTTGTTTGGACTTAGCGGTTGTTCTTGCGCGGAAAGGATTTTTATCATGTCGGTTAGTGTCGATGTCTGGTCGGATTTTGTCTGTCCCTTTTGTTTTCTCGTTTCAACCAACTTAAAACGCTTGGCTGAAACTCACGATATTCAATTGACTTGGCATGCCTTTGAGTTGCGGCCATTTGGTTCGCCGCCACCCGATGCCCAATATCGCCAGTTTATCGCTGAGAAAACGCCTGCGATGGTGGCAATGGCCAAAACCCAATATGGCGTGGAGATTAATCAAGGGCCGTTTGGCATCGATAGCCGTTGGGCGCATCGGGCGGCCAAATGGGCTGAGCAACAAGGCCAAGGCGATGCCTATGCCCAAGCCGTGCTTTCAGCCTATTGGTTGCAAGCCCAAGATATTAGCCAGCCTGAGGTTTTAGCAGCTTGTGCCGAGGCAGTGGGGCTTGATGCCAGCAATATCAACACAATTTTAGCCGAGCCAATCTATGATGCTGCGGTTGAGGAAGATATTGCTTTGGCTCAGCAACTGCGTTTGAGTGGCGTGCCTGCGAGTGTGTTTGCTAAGCGCTACTTGGTGGTCGGCGCA includes these proteins:
- a CDS encoding DsbA family oxidoreductase, with translation MSVSVDVWSDFVCPFCFLVSTNLKRLAETHDIQLTWHAFELRPFGSPPPDAQYRQFIAEKTPAMVAMAKTQYGVEINQGPFGIDSRWAHRAAKWAEQQGQGDAYAQAVLSAYWLQAQDISQPEVLAACAEAVGLDASNINTILAEPIYDAAVEEDIALAQQLRLSGVPASVFAKRYLVVGAQPYEVFADVLQQANEQPASN